CACGTCGGCGGAGGCGTCCGCGAAGCTCGTGCGGCCCAGCAGGTAGTCGCGGATGCCGGCGGGCCCGTCCACGCGCAGGTGCGCGAAGTAGGGAGCACCGACGTCTGGCAATTGAGCCGTCTCCTGACGCTCGAGCAGGGCCCGCGCCTGGTTCATCTGATGGAGCAGGTGCGGAAGGTCGGCCACGGGTGCCGTCGCCGCCTCGTCACGCAGCACCTGAAGCTGGGCCACCAGACCCTGGGTCTCCTGCGTGCGGCTGCCACTGCGCTGCCTCGCGGCCTCCACCGAGGCGAGCACGCGGGCGAGCAGCGCCTCCTCCTCCGCGATGATGGCCCGCGCGTGCTCGGGCAGCTCCGCGACTGTTTGGCTCATGACAGGACAGCTCCGGGTTGCGGCCATCATCCCATCCGCATCCAGAACGTGAGGGGATTTTTCTCGGAACGCGATCCACTCCGTCGTCGCGACAGCAAGAAAAGGCAACAACCCCCTCCTCAACGGAGCCATACACCATGCGGATTGGAACAACTCGGATTGCCTCGTTGCTGCCGGTGTGGACGCTTGCACTGCTCGTGTCGCTCGTGGCGTTCCCGGCGGCCGCGGACCCCCTGACGGTCCGTGTCTTCACCGACAAGGCCACCTACGAGCGCGGTGAGCAGGCCCTCATCACCATGGAGGTGAAGAACACTTCCGCCCTGCCCGTGACGACCTCGTACTCCACCAGCCAGAAGTACGACTTCACCGCGCGTGACGCCAACGGCACCACCGTGTGGACCTGGTCCTACGGCAAGACCTTCGGCTCCGGGACCAGCAAGACCTTCGCCGCGGGCGAGACGCTGGTCATCCAGGAGACCTGGGCCTTCGTCAACGACGCGGGGAGCGGCGTGTTCGACGGCACCTTCAGCATCACCGGGACCTTCCTGGGCAACTACCTGGGCCGGAGCGGTGCCAAGACGGGCTCGCAGGACGTCTCCCTGTTCACCCCGGATCCACTCCAGGTGACGTTCGCGGCCGACAAGAGCTCGTACTCGAAGCTGTCGTCCTCCCCGGCCGTGCTGACCCTGACGGTCACCAACATCGCCCCCTACGCGGTGACGATCGACTTCGCCAACGGGCAGAGCTTCGACTTCAGCGCGAAGAACGCCAGCGGCACCACCGTGTGGACCTGGTCCAACGGCAAGACCTTCGACCCGGCGCCGGTGCAGGCCGTGCTCGCCCCCGGTGAGTCCCTCCAGTACACGGGCTCGTGGACGCTCCGGAACAACAGCGGCTCAGCGGTCGCCGATGGCTACTACACGGTCGGCGGCACCTTCCTCGGCCAGTACTACGGCGCGGTCCAGCCCAAGGGCGGCGAGAGCACGGTTCGCGTGTACACGCTGTTCTGAGTGATGCGTCGATGACGGAGCGCCCTTCCGCGTGTCTCTCAGCGGAAGGGCGTCCGCGCCGAATCATCGGGCTCAGCGGATGAGGCCACCCAGCAGCCCGCCCAGGCCTCCACCCCCCTGGCCGCCCCCGCCGTCCGGCGTGTTGCCACCGCCACCGCTGCCCAGGTTGGCGAGCATCGGCATCACCGCGAGGATGCCCCCCACCAGCTTCGGATCCAGCCGGGACTTGAGGAAGTTGAGCAGCAGCGGCGCTACCAGCGCGGCCTTGCTCGCATCGAGGTTGAAGCGCTGCAGCAGCGCCACGACCCCCGCCACCTCACCCGCCTGCCCCATCGCACCACCGAGCGCGCCCATCAGCCCGCCGCCCCCGCCTCCGGACGACTGGCCCTGACCCCCCAGGAGTCCGCCCAGCCCGCCCAGCGCTCCCATCAGTCCACCACCGGACTCCGGCTGCGCGGCCGGCTGCGTCTGCGCCTGCTGCTGCCACCCCTGCATCTCGGGAATGGCCTGGCCCATCTGGTCCGCCGCCTCCGTCCCCATCTTCTCCTTCACGGTCCCCTGCACCAGTTTGAGCAACGAGCCCGCGAGCCCCTGCGCCTGGTTGGAGTCCACGCCAAGCTGCTGCGAGAGCTGTCCGATGAAGTCCATTCCGTTCTCCTCCGTCTCCTCGAGAGCGGTGGTTCTAGCGGACCCCACCGGATTCTCACTGGAAAACCAACGGAGATGTCACCCACCTGCCGTGCGGGCCCTGTGTATCCTCGCGCCATGAGACCGCAGCCCCGCTCGCTCCTCGTCCTCGCGCTCCTCGGCCTGCTGTCCGGATGCAGACGTCCGTCCGGTTCCGAGGGAGAGGACGCGGGCACCCAGGCCCCTCCCACGCCGGGCCTCCAGGGCGCCGTGACGGTGAAGGGCTCGGACACCATGGTGCTGCTCGGCCAGCGCTGGGCCGAGCACTTCATGAAGACGCACCCGGAAGCGAAGATCCAGGTGACGGGCGGAGGCTCGGGCACGGGCATCGCGGCGCTCATCAACGGCACCACCGACATCGCCATGTCCAGCCGCCCCATCAAGGACACCGAGCGGCAGCAGGCCCACCAGCGCCATCCCTCCGGCCCCGTCGAGCTCCCCGTGGCCCTGGACGGCATCACCTTCTATGTCCACGAGAGCAACCCCGTGGAGGCGCTCTCCCTCGAGCAGCTCAAGGCCATCTACCTGGGCGACCTCACCCGCTGGAAGGACGTGGGCGGCAAGGACGCCCCCATCGTCGTCTATTCACGGGAGAACTCCTCGGGCACCTACGTCTTCGTGAAGGACGAGGTGCTCGGCGGCGAGGACTTCACCGTGCGGGCCCTGACCCTGCCCGGCACCGCGGCGGTGGTGAACGCGGTGGGCCTGGAGCGCAACGGCATCGGCTACGGCGGCGCCGCCTATGCCAGGGGCGTCAAGGAGTTGAAGGTGAAGAAGGACGCGGCGAGCGAGGCCATCGCCCCTACCCCCCAGAACATCCAGAACGGCTCCTATCCGCTCTCGCGCCGCCTCTACTTCTACCTGCCCCGGAAGGCCACCGGCGCGACCCGTG
The sequence above is drawn from the Archangium gephyra genome and encodes:
- a CDS encoding BsuPI-related putative proteinase inhibitor, coding for MRIGTTRIASLLPVWTLALLVSLVAFPAAADPLTVRVFTDKATYERGEQALITMEVKNTSALPVTTSYSTSQKYDFTARDANGTTVWTWSYGKTFGSGTSKTFAAGETLVIQETWAFVNDAGSGVFDGTFSITGTFLGNYLGRSGAKTGSQDVSLFTPDPLQVTFAADKSSYSKLSSSPAVLTLTVTNIAPYAVTIDFANGQSFDFSAKNASGTTVWTWSNGKTFDPAPVQAVLAPGESLQYTGSWTLRNNSGSAVADGYYTVGGTFLGQYYGAVQPKGGESTVRVYTLF
- a CDS encoding DUF2780 domain-containing protein produces the protein MDFIGQLSQQLGVDSNQAQGLAGSLLKLVQGTVKEKMGTEAADQMGQAIPEMQGWQQQAQTQPAAQPESGGGLMGALGGLGGLLGGQGQSSGGGGGGLMGALGGAMGQAGEVAGVVALLQRFNLDASKAALVAPLLLNFLKSRLDPKLVGGILAVMPMLANLGSGGGGNTPDGGGGQGGGGLGGLLGGLIR
- a CDS encoding phosphate ABC transporter substrate-binding protein; translated protein: MRPQPRSLLVLALLGLLSGCRRPSGSEGEDAGTQAPPTPGLQGAVTVKGSDTMVLLGQRWAEHFMKTHPEAKIQVTGGGSGTGIAALINGTTDIAMSSRPIKDTERQQAHQRHPSGPVELPVALDGITFYVHESNPVEALSLEQLKAIYLGDLTRWKDVGGKDAPIVVYSRENSSGTYVFVKDEVLGGEDFTVRALTLPGTAAVVNAVGLERNGIGYGGAAYARGVKELKVKKDAASEAIAPTPQNIQNGSYPLSRRLYFYLPRKATGATRAFLDYVLSPEGQELATTVGYFPVQ